A stretch of DNA from Halobacteriovorax sp. JY17:
GGTGGAATTGGTGTTCTCGCACCAGATAGAAGAAAAGATCTTGCCCAGCTTGGATTTAAATCAATGGTAGGTGGTACACTTGCTTGTTTGATGACTGCCGCTGTCGCAGGAATGTTTTTATAAGAATTAATTAAGGAATAAAATAATATGGGTAAGCAATTAATTATTAATCAAACCTTGAATGAGTGTCGTGCGGCACTAGTTCAAAATGGTGAAATTCTCGACTTCCTCATGGAGAGAATGAGAGAGGGTGAAGATAAAGTTCCTCAGGTAGGAGATATCTTTAAGGGAAGAGTTTTAAGAGTTCTTCCTGGAATGCAATCTGCCTTTGTTGATATTGGCTGGGAAAAAGCCGCATTTCTCTATGTAGATGATGCCTATATTCCAACTCTTCAAGAACAGAGAGAGATGGCAGAGAAAACGCGCAAGATGATAGAGTCGCAAGAGAGAATTGGTGAAGTTATTCCCGATGAATTTTCGACTTTAAATGAGTCTGTAAATATGCGTTTTCGCCCAGAGCACGCAACTATTGAAACTTTTTTAAAAGAAGGACAAGAGATACTTGTTCAAATAGCGAAGGAGCCAATCTCAACTAAGGGCCCTCGTATTACAAGACAAATTACTCTTGCTGGAAGACACGTTGTCTTCATGCCATTTATTGAGCACACAGGAGTTTCTAGAAGAATTGAAAATGAAGGTGAGAGAGAGAGACTTCGTGAAATTCTAGACACTATTAGACCGGAAGGAAAAGGTGTCATCGCTAGGACTGTAGCAGAGGGACAGAGTTATAGAACTTTAAAATCTGACTACAATATGCTTGTGAAGATTTGGAAAGATGTTCAAAAGAAAGCAGAAAAGGCGAAGCCATCAACTGTTTGCTATAGAGATTTAAATTTCATTCAAAGACTTCTTAGAGATATTACAGATGAGGATGTTGCAGAAATCATCACTGACTCGAAAGAAAACCAAAAAGAAGTAGAGAAATTTACAACGAAGTATCTTCCATCAATGAAGGGAAAGACTACGCTCTACGATGATCAAACGCCGATTTTTGAAAAGTTTGGTGTCGATATGGAAATCGAAAGAGGAATTAGTAATAAAGTTTTTCTTCGCTCTGGTGGATCATTAAATATTGATCAAACAGAAGCTCTGGTTTCTATTGATGTGAATACGGGAAAATTTGTAGGTAGAAAGAATTTAGAAGAGACAATTCTTAGAACAAATATGGAAGCCGTTAAAGAGATCGCTTACCAACTTCGTTTAAGAAATTGTGGTGGGATCATCATTATTGATTTCATTGATATGGAAAGAGAAGAGCATAGAGATATGGTTTACAATCTCTTAATTGAAGCTCTGAAAAAAGATAGATCTAAAACAAATGTTCTTCCTATTTCTGGCCTTGGCCTTGTCGAAATGACGAGGAAGAGAACGAGAGATACTCTTACACGTGTCCTCTGTGAGCCTTGTCCGTATTGTGAAGGAACTGGGAAAGTTAAATCGACTCTAACGGTTTGTTACGAATTGATTAGAGAGCTACTTAAAGTCTTAACTAAGGCCTCTGGAAATAAGGTTTATATTTACGCTCATCCAGAAGTTACAGCTAGGCTTTGCGGAGATGATTTAGACTTAATCGAAAATCTTGAAGAAGGTTATGGTAAGTCTTTACAGATTCGCTCAGAGAATAATTATCATATTGAACAATATGAGATTTTCTCTCAAGAATATTAATTATCAGGCTCTAAAACAGCTTTAATACCTTGCCCCCTTTGAGTGATAATCTTGATCGGGGTTCCTTCTAATTTTATTCTTATATTGGCTAAATGTGTGTTGAGATTATTGGACTTCGTCGATTTCCAAATCGATCGGATGAGTTTCTCTCTTGAGACTAAAACTTTCGCATGATCAAATAATGTGTAGAGTATATTAAATTCTATTCTTGAGAGATTGAGACTTCTCTGTTTGTAGATGGCCGTTTCAAATTTCTTGTCGAGACTTAGATCGCGGTATTGAATGACCTTTCTACTTGTTTTTAAATAGCGCTTAACACTTCTCTTTACTCTCGCTAATTTTTCTTCATCACTCATCTCTAAGGAGAGGACATCTTCAAAGCCTTCTTCTAATAGAGTTAACTTTGTTGCTTCTTGGTCATTGAGAGATTGAATCATTGCTATTGTTGGAATTGACTCTTCAAGAGCTTTGTTCAATAAGTTATGCAAACTTAATTTTAGCTTGTAGTCAAAAATGATAAGAAGAGGAGCTTCTTCTGCAATGAGATCTTCTTCAATGCTATCTGTTCTAATAATAGTGAAGTCATCCTCAAGTCCATTAATTAAGGGATGAGTCTGATTAAAGTTTAATCCAAGTA
This window harbors:
- a CDS encoding Rne/Rng family ribonuclease → MGKQLIINQTLNECRAALVQNGEILDFLMERMREGEDKVPQVGDIFKGRVLRVLPGMQSAFVDIGWEKAAFLYVDDAYIPTLQEQREMAEKTRKMIESQERIGEVIPDEFSTLNESVNMRFRPEHATIETFLKEGQEILVQIAKEPISTKGPRITRQITLAGRHVVFMPFIEHTGVSRRIENEGERERLREILDTIRPEGKGVIARTVAEGQSYRTLKSDYNMLVKIWKDVQKKAEKAKPSTVCYRDLNFIQRLLRDITDEDVAEIITDSKENQKEVEKFTTKYLPSMKGKTTLYDDQTPIFEKFGVDMEIERGISNKVFLRSGGSLNIDQTEALVSIDVNTGKFVGRKNLEETILRTNMEAVKEIAYQLRLRNCGGIIIIDFIDMEREEHRDMVYNLLIEALKKDRSKTNVLPISGLGLVEMTRKRTRDTLTRVLCEPCPYCEGTGKVKSTLTVCYELIRELLKVLTKASGNKVYIYAHPEVTARLCGDDLDLIENLEEGYGKSLQIRSENNYHIEQYEIFSQEY
- a CDS encoding winged helix-turn-helix domain-containing protein, which produces MSNNFQIYLLGLNFNQTHPLINGLEDDFTIIRTDSIEEDLIAEEAPLLIIFDYKLKLSLHNLLNKALEESIPTIAMIQSLNDQEATKLTLLEEGFEDVLSLEMSDEEKLARVKRSVKRYLKTSRKVIQYRDLSLDKKFETAIYKQRSLNLSRIEFNILYTLFDHAKVLVSREKLIRSIWKSTKSNNLNTHLANIRIKLEGTPIKIITQRGQGIKAVLEPDN